One part of the Cyprinus carpio isolate SPL01 chromosome A25, ASM1834038v1, whole genome shotgun sequence genome encodes these proteins:
- the LOC109105791 gene encoding UDP-glucuronosyltransferase 2A3-like isoform X1 encodes MKMHQSTLLGLFVLLSALSGSYCGKVLVVPADGSHWINMKVLIVELHSKGHNITVVRGSNSWYIEEESPFYTSITVDIGEFDSDFWMMLLPRLLQIKRHGKSFWSEIEIAQEIFSRFSEVHHQICNMTAMIFENEILMNSLENGKYDLVLTDPAFGGGVLLAHRLGLPLVLNVRWTMYGEGHFVVAPSPLSYIPIPALQLTDKMTFSQRVMNVMVYLIFTYQNPKFFGYHYQEFSQKYFGPNVDFFSLLQDADIWLMRNDFTFEFPRPTMPNVVYMGGFQCKPAKPLPDDLEKFVHSSGEHGVIIMSLGSVFGQLLSEINDEIAAAFAQLPQKVIWRHTGPRPASLGNKTLIVDWLPQNDLLGHPQTKLFVAHGGTNGIQEAIYHGVPIVGLPISFDQPDNLSRMQAKGTAKIVDIATLDRTVFLEAIKEVLHNPSYKENMQKLSKLHHDQPMKPLDRAVFWIEFVMRNRGAPHLRTQAYRMSWIEYHSIDVILSLLAIVLLVPVSITFIIKLVWYKGFYKNKAKN; translated from the coding sequence ATGAAGATGCATCAATCCACCCTTCTCggtttgtttgttctgttatcTGCTCTATCAGGATCCTATTGTGGTAAAGTTCTGGTCGTCCCTGCGGATGGAAGTCACTGGATCAATATGAAGGTCCTTATTGTGGAGCTACATTCAAAAGGTCACAATATCACTGTGGTCCGAGGCTCAAATAGCTGGTATATTGAAGAGGAGTCTCCTTTCTACACTTCCATTACTGTAGACATTGGTGAATTTGACAGTGACTTTTGGATGATGTTGCTTCCCCGATTACTGCAAATCAAGAGACATGGAAAATCATTTTGGTCTGAAATAGAAATTGCTCAGGAGATTTTTAGCAGGTTTTCAGAAGTTCATCATCAAATATGCAATATGACAGCCATGATATTCGAAAATGAGATCTTGATGAATTCACTGGAGAATGGTAAATATGACCTTGTTCTCACGGATCCTGCTTTTGGAGGTGGAGTGTTACTGGCTCACCGTCTTGGCCTCCCTCTTGTGCTAAATGTTCGTTGGACCATGTATGGAGAAGGTCACTTTGTTGTAGCTCCATCTCCTCTCTCATATATACCTATTCCAGCATTACAACTAACTGACAAAATGACATTCAGTCAAAGAGTCATGAATGTAATGGTTTATCTGATCTTTACCTATCAAAATCCAAAATTCTTTGGTTATCATTACCAGGAGTTCTCCCAGAAGTATTTTGGGCCTAATGTTGATTTCTTCTCCCTCCTCCAGGATGCAGACATCTGGCTCATGAGAAACGATTTCACTTTTGAGTTTCCACGACCCACAATGCCAAATGTTGTCTACATGGGCGGGTTTCAGTGCAAACCAGCTAAGCCACTTCCAGATGACCTTGAGAAGTTTGTGCACAGCTCTGGAGAGCATGGGGTCATCATCATGTCTTTAGGAAGTGTTTTTGGTCAGCTTCTGAGTGAAATCAATGATGAAATTGCTGCAGCTTTTGCTCAGTTGCCTCAGAAGGTTATTTGGAGACACACAGGTCCACGGCCTGCCAGTCTTGGTAACAAAACTCTGATTGTGGACTGGCTCCCCCAGAATGACTTGCTTGGACATCCACAGACCAAACTGTTTGTAGCACATGGAGGCACCAATGGAATTCAGGAAGCCATCTACCATGGAGTGCCTATTGTGGGCCTTCCTATATCATTTGATCAACCTGACAATCTCTCCAGGATGCAAGCAAAAGGAACTGCAAAAATAGTAGATATTGCAACTTTGGACAGGACTGTGTTTCTTGAGGCAATAAAGGAGGTTTTGCATAACCCATCTTACAAGGAGAACATGCAGAAACTGTCCAAGCTACACCACGACCAGCCAATGAAACCTCTTGATCGCGCTGTCTTCTGGATTGAGTTTGTCATGAGGAATAGAGGAGCTCCTCACTTACGAACACAGGCTTACAGAATGTCCTGGATTGAGTACCACTCTATAGATGTTATTTTGTCCCTGTTAGCAATTGTATTGTTAGTGCCAGTAAGCATTACCTTTATCATTAAGCTGGTTTGGTACAAgggattttataaaaacaaagctaaaaatTAG
- the LOC109105791 gene encoding UDP-glucuronosyltransferase 2A3-like isoform X2 → MKMHQSTLLGLFVLLSALSGSYCGKVLVVPADGSHWINMKVLIVELHSKGHNITVVRGSNSWYIEEESPFYTSITVDIGEFDSDFWMMLLPRLLQIKRHGKSFWSEIEIAQEIFSRFSEVHHQICNMTAMIFENEILMNSLENGKYDLVLTDPAFGGGVLLAHRLGLPLVLNVRWTMYGEGHFVVAPSPLSYIPIPALQLTDKMTFSQRVMNDADIWLMRNDFTFEFPRPTMPNVVYMGGFQCKPAKPLPDDLEKFVHSSGEHGVIIMSLGSVFGQLLSEINDEIAAAFAQLPQKVIWRHTGPRPASLGNKTLIVDWLPQNDLLGHPQTKLFVAHGGTNGIQEAIYHGVPIVGLPISFDQPDNLSRMQAKGTAKIVDIATLDRTVFLEAIKEVLHNPSYKENMQKLSKLHHDQPMKPLDRAVFWIEFVMRNRGAPHLRTQAYRMSWIEYHSIDVILSLLAIVLLVPVSITFIIKLVWYKGFYKNKAKN, encoded by the exons ATGAAGATGCATCAATCCACCCTTCTCggtttgtttgttctgttatcTGCTCTATCAGGATCCTATTGTGGTAAAGTTCTGGTCGTCCCTGCGGATGGAAGTCACTGGATCAATATGAAGGTCCTTATTGTGGAGCTACATTCAAAAGGTCACAATATCACTGTGGTCCGAGGCTCAAATAGCTGGTATATTGAAGAGGAGTCTCCTTTCTACACTTCCATTACTGTAGACATTGGTGAATTTGACAGTGACTTTTGGATGATGTTGCTTCCCCGATTACTGCAAATCAAGAGACATGGAAAATCATTTTGGTCTGAAATAGAAATTGCTCAGGAGATTTTTAGCAGGTTTTCAGAAGTTCATCATCAAATATGCAATATGACAGCCATGATATTCGAAAATGAGATCTTGATGAATTCACTGGAGAATGGTAAATATGACCTTGTTCTCACGGATCCTGCTTTTGGAGGTGGAGTGTTACTGGCTCACCGTCTTGGCCTCCCTCTTGTGCTAAATGTTCGTTGGACCATGTATGGAGAAGGTCACTTTGTTGTAGCTCCATCTCCTCTCTCATATATACCTATTCCAGCATTACAACTAACTGACAAAATGACATTCAGTCAAAGAGTCATGAAT GATGCAGACATCTGGCTCATGAGAAACGATTTCACTTTTGAGTTTCCACGACCCACAATGCCAAATGTTGTCTACATGGGCGGGTTTCAGTGCAAACCAGCTAAGCCACTTCCAGATGACCTTGAGAAGTTTGTGCACAGCTCTGGAGAGCATGGGGTCATCATCATGTCTTTAGGAAGTGTTTTTGGTCAGCTTCTGAGTGAAATCAATGATGAAATTGCTGCAGCTTTTGCTCAGTTGCCTCAGAAGGTTATTTGGAGACACACAGGTCCACGGCCTGCCAGTCTTGGTAACAAAACTCTGATTGTGGACTGGCTCCCCCAGAATGACTTGCTTGGACATCCACAGACCAAACTGTTTGTAGCACATGGAGGCACCAATGGAATTCAGGAAGCCATCTACCATGGAGTGCCTATTGTGGGCCTTCCTATATCATTTGATCAACCTGACAATCTCTCCAGGATGCAAGCAAAAGGAACTGCAAAAATAGTAGATATTGCAACTTTGGACAGGACTGTGTTTCTTGAGGCAATAAAGGAGGTTTTGCATAACCCATCTTACAAGGAGAACATGCAGAAACTGTCCAAGCTACACCACGACCAGCCAATGAAACCTCTTGATCGCGCTGTCTTCTGGATTGAGTTTGTCATGAGGAATAGAGGAGCTCCTCACTTACGAACACAGGCTTACAGAATGTCCTGGATTGAGTACCACTCTATAGATGTTATTTTGTCCCTGTTAGCAATTGTATTGTTAGTGCCAGTAAGCATTACCTTTATCATTAAGCTGGTTTGGTACAAgggattttataaaaacaaagctaaaaatTAG
- the LOC109105791 gene encoding UDP-glucuronosyltransferase 2C1-like isoform X3, with amino-acid sequence MDADIWLMRNDFTFEFPRPTMPNVVYMGGFQCKPAKPLPDDLEKFVHSSGEHGVIIMSLGSVFGQLLSEINDEIAAAFAQLPQKVIWRHTGPRPASLGNKTLIVDWLPQNDLLGHPQTKLFVAHGGTNGIQEAIYHGVPIVGLPISFDQPDNLSRMQAKGTAKIVDIATLDRTVFLEAIKEVLHNPSYKENMQKLSKLHHDQPMKPLDRAVFWIEFVMRNRGAPHLRTQAYRMSWIEYHSIDVILSLLAIVLLVPVSITFIIKLVWYKGFYKNKAKN; translated from the exons ATG GATGCAGACATCTGGCTCATGAGAAACGATTTCACTTTTGAGTTTCCACGACCCACAATGCCAAATGTTGTCTACATGGGCGGGTTTCAGTGCAAACCAGCTAAGCCACTTCCAGATGACCTTGAGAAGTTTGTGCACAGCTCTGGAGAGCATGGGGTCATCATCATGTCTTTAGGAAGTGTTTTTGGTCAGCTTCTGAGTGAAATCAATGATGAAATTGCTGCAGCTTTTGCTCAGTTGCCTCAGAAGGTTATTTGGAGACACACAGGTCCACGGCCTGCCAGTCTTGGTAACAAAACTCTGATTGTGGACTGGCTCCCCCAGAATGACTTGCTTGGACATCCACAGACCAAACTGTTTGTAGCACATGGAGGCACCAATGGAATTCAGGAAGCCATCTACCATGGAGTGCCTATTGTGGGCCTTCCTATATCATTTGATCAACCTGACAATCTCTCCAGGATGCAAGCAAAAGGAACTGCAAAAATAGTAGATATTGCAACTTTGGACAGGACTGTGTTTCTTGAGGCAATAAAGGAGGTTTTGCATAACCCATCTTACAAGGAGAACATGCAGAAACTGTCCAAGCTACACCACGACCAGCCAATGAAACCTCTTGATCGCGCTGTCTTCTGGATTGAGTTTGTCATGAGGAATAGAGGAGCTCCTCACTTACGAACACAGGCTTACAGAATGTCCTGGATTGAGTACCACTCTATAGATGTTATTTTGTCCCTGTTAGCAATTGTATTGTTAGTGCCAGTAAGCATTACCTTTATCATTAAGCTGGTTTGGTACAAgggattttataaaaacaaagctaaaaatTAG
- the LOC109105788 gene encoding UDP-glucuronosyltransferase 2C1-like: MQSVFYLVGHILEFSANKLCVFKKKMHYLPATLLAFLSILSQVFGGKVLVFPLDASHWVNMMVLIEELHTRGHNVTVLRASNSWYIKEKSPFYNSITVYNSGGIEKELFDAFTKHILVIRREKLSFWTHLSLASEVGTLFEEMHRNQLVLMGKIFENKDLMASLQTAKYDLVLTDPAFGGGVFLAHRLGLPLVLNVRWTMHGEAHYEIAPSPLSYVPVPGVELTDKMTFGQRVQNVMAYMFSVYHKTRFVSSHYHSFCNKYFGSEINYKSVLRDADIWLMRNDFTFEFPRPTMPNIVYMGGFQCKPAKPLPDDLDEFVQSSGDHGLIVMSLGTLFSQLPQDITEEIAAAFARLPQKIIWRHTGPRPVNIGDNTLLVDWLPQNDLLGHPQTKMLITHGGTNGIQEAIYHGVPILGLPIIFDQPDNLSRMKVRGTAKLVDIAELNRTMFLQALEEVLYNPSYRENMQKLSKLHHDQPMKPLDRAIFWIEFVMRNRGAPHLRTQSFRMSWIEYHSIDVVLTLLIIVALFCYMIYIIIKYLCFKVAFKKKIKAE, translated from the exons ATGCAGTCAGTATTTTACCTGGTCGGTCACATACTTGAGTTTTCAGCTAATAAACTTTGTGTG TTTAAAAAGAAGATGCATTACCTTCCTGCCACTTTGTTAGCATTCTTGAGCATATTATCTCAAGTGTTTGGAGGTAAAGTGTTGGTGTTTCCATTGGATGCAAGTCACTGGGTGAATATGATGGTCCTGATTGAAGAATTACATACAAGAGGTCACAATGTGACCGTGCTAAGAGCCTCTAATAGCTGGTATATCAAGGAGAAGTCTCCCTTCTACAACTCCATCACTGTTTATAATAGTGGTGGTATTGAAAAGGAACTGTTTgatgcatttacaaaacatatcCTGGTCATTAGAAGAGAGAAACTGTCCTTCTGGACCCACTTATCTCTGGCCTCAGAGGTTGGAACACTATTTGAAGAGATGCATCGCAATCAACTTGTCTTAATGGGgaaaatctttgaaaataaaGACTTAATGGCTTCACTACAGACTGCAAAATATGACCTGGTTCTGACAGATCCGGCTTTTGGAGGTGGAGTTTTCCTGGCACACCGTCTTGGTCTCCCTCTTGTGCTAAATGTCCGTTGGACGATGCATGGAGAGGCACATTATGAAATAGCTCCTTCACCACTATCATATGTTCCTGTACCAGGAGTAGAGCTGACAGATAAGATGACATTTGGTCAGCGTGTACAGAACGTAATGGCATACATGTTTTCTGTTTATCACAAAACCAGATTTGTCTCTTCACACTACCACTCCTTCTGCAATAAATACTTTGGatcagaaattaattacaaatccGTACTTCGGGATGCAGACATCTGGCTCATGAGAAATGACTTTACGTTTGAATTTCCACGACCCACAATGCCCAATATTGTCTATATGGGCGGCTTCCAGTGTAAACCTGCCAAGCCGCTTCCAGATGATCTTGATGAGTTTGTGCAGAGCTCAGGAGATCATGGACTCATTGTCATGTCTCTAGGGACTCTTTTTAGCCAACTCCCACAAGACATCACAGAGGAAATTGCTGCCGCTTTTGCCAGATTGCCCCAAAAAATCATTTGGAGACACACCGGACCTCGACCTGTGAATATAGGTGATAATACATTACTTGTTGACTGGTTACCTCAGAATGACCTGCTTGGACATCCTCAGACTAAAATGTTAATAACACACGGAGGAACTAATGGCATCCAAGAGGCCATCTATCATGGGGTGCCCATTTTGGGTCTACCTATAATATTTGATCAACCTGACAATCTTTCGAGAATGAAAGTTAGAGGCACAGCTAAACTTGTGGATATTGCAGAGTTGAACAGGACAATGTTTCTACAGGCACTGGAGGAAGTGCTGTATAACCCATCTTACAGGGAGAACATGCAGAAACTGTCCAAGCTGCACCACGACCAGCCAATGAAACCTCTTGATCGCGCCATCTTCTGGATTGAGTTTGTCATGAGGAATAGAGGAGCTCCTCATTTACGGACACAGTCTTTCAGAATGTCCTGGATTGAGTACCACTCTATAGATGTTGTTTTGACTCTGCTGATTATAGTTGCATTGTTTTGTTACatgatttacattataataaaatatctgtGCTTTAAAGTAGCATTTAAGAAGAAGATTAAAGCCGAGTGA